From a single Gracilimonas sp. genomic region:
- a CDS encoding co-chaperone GroES family protein, with protein MIQEYLNSIEKFVVVGDRVLIKPREMETHTRSGLVLPASVKEKEEIQSGYIVKTGPGYPIPNTDIEETWKGSTDTKYIGMQAIEGDLAIFLKKQAYEIEFENEKYLIVPHAAILLLIRDEQIT; from the coding sequence ATGATACAAGAATATCTGAACTCCATTGAGAAATTTGTGGTTGTGGGCGACCGGGTACTCATCAAGCCGCGGGAGATGGAAACCCACACCCGGAGCGGCCTTGTGCTCCCGGCTTCCGTAAAGGAAAAAGAGGAAATTCAAAGTGGCTATATCGTAAAAACCGGCCCGGGTTATCCCATCCCAAACACCGATATTGAGGAGACCTGGAAGGGAAGTACCGACACTAAGTACATTGGCATGCAGGCTATTGAAGGAGATTTAGCCATTTTCCTGAAAAAGCAGGCCTACGAAATTGAATTTGAAAACGAAAAATATTTAATCGTCCCGCACGCAGCTATCCTGTTGCTCATCAGGGATGAACAAATCACTTAA
- a CDS encoding YitT family protein, giving the protein MDQEKTLTDDKREQQEPNEIDQPEPPKHSVFDDIQGIVIGSLLAAFGIAIFSHMNFLIGGTAGVSFLVQYTTDFSFGVVFFVINLPFYVLAVKKLGWEFTIKTFLAVFGVSFLTEFIPMIFEFGEINPWFAAIFGGFLIGSGLLMLFRHKASLGGLNILSIYVQEYFQISAGKFQMVADTLIILAAFFVVDWKALAFSVLASVALNIILAINHKPGRYRGMS; this is encoded by the coding sequence ATGGACCAAGAGAAAACACTGACTGACGATAAGAGAGAACAACAAGAACCAAACGAAATCGACCAACCGGAACCACCGAAACACTCTGTTTTTGATGACATCCAGGGCATTGTAATTGGCTCGCTGTTGGCGGCTTTTGGTATCGCCATCTTTTCGCATATGAACTTCCTGATTGGTGGTACGGCGGGGGTGTCGTTCTTAGTACAGTACACCACGGACTTCAGCTTTGGAGTCGTTTTCTTTGTGATCAACCTGCCCTTTTATGTGCTTGCTGTGAAAAAGCTGGGATGGGAGTTTACCATCAAGACTTTTTTGGCAGTATTTGGAGTTTCATTTCTTACCGAATTCATTCCAATGATCTTTGAGTTCGGGGAAATTAATCCCTGGTTTGCGGCTATTTTCGGCGGCTTCCTGATCGGGAGTGGCTTGCTGATGTTATTCAGGCATAAAGCCAGCCTGGGTGGGTTGAATATCCTGTCCATTTATGTGCAGGAATATTTTCAAATCAGTGCCGGTAAGTTTCAAATGGTGGCGGATACCCTCATCATCCTGGCGGCCTTTTTCGTGGTTGACTGGAAAGCTCTCGCTTTTTCGGTACTGGCATCGGTTGCTCTGAATATCATTCTGGCCATTAATCACAAGCCCGGCCGCTATCGCGGAATGAGTTAG
- a CDS encoding MBL fold metallo-hydrolase, whose protein sequence is MKRREFLLKSALMGAAATLPLHKFFAAVQESPFTTLRRNVGTFVGQGGTIGWLVNDDAVVIVDSQFPESAQTCISGLEEMTDIAFDMLINTHHHGDHTAGNPVFKGKVKRIGAHKNVPDLQKASAESRGQEALDAQVYPDTTYEEKWSEDVGDETVHLTHYGPAHTGGDSVIYFEKANIAHMGDLMFNRVHPFIDRGAGASISNWITTLSRTADDLPSDAMYIFGHGNSNYGITGSAEDLEVMSDFLSALLDYTQKGMDAGMSKEELMNKETLDGFEDFKAPGWRLPLSANIEVAYAELTEDNG, encoded by the coding sequence ATGAAACGCCGGGAATTTTTGCTGAAATCAGCCTTAATGGGAGCTGCCGCTACATTGCCACTCCATAAATTTTTTGCGGCCGTGCAGGAAAGTCCGTTTACCACCCTTCGAAGAAATGTGGGGACTTTTGTTGGCCAGGGAGGAACCATTGGCTGGCTGGTAAATGACGATGCAGTGGTGATTGTAGATTCTCAGTTTCCTGAGTCGGCTCAAACCTGCATCTCGGGACTGGAAGAAATGACGGACATAGCTTTTGATATGCTGATTAATACGCATCATCATGGCGATCATACAGCAGGTAATCCGGTCTTCAAAGGAAAAGTGAAGCGTATTGGTGCTCATAAAAATGTACCGGATCTGCAGAAAGCTTCAGCGGAATCACGTGGTCAGGAAGCACTGGATGCTCAGGTTTATCCGGACACCACCTATGAAGAAAAATGGTCGGAAGATGTGGGGGATGAGACCGTTCATCTGACTCACTACGGCCCGGCGCACACCGGAGGGGACTCAGTCATTTATTTCGAGAAAGCGAATATAGCTCACATGGGCGACTTGATGTTTAACCGTGTTCATCCCTTTATTGATCGCGGAGCCGGAGCTTCCATTTCAAACTGGATTACCACACTGAGCCGAACAGCGGATGACCTCCCGTCTGATGCGATGTATATTTTCGGGCATGGCAATTCAAATTACGGAATTACGGGAAGTGCGGAAGACCTGGAAGTAATGAGCGATTTTCTGTCAGCTCTCTTAGATTATACCCAAAAAGGAATGGACGCCGGGATGTCAAAAGAGGAACTGATGAATAAAGAAACGCTGGACGGTTTTGAGGATTTCAAGGCTCCGGGCTGGAGACTTCCGCTAAGCGCGAATATAGAAGTGGCTTATGCTGAATTAACAGAAGACAATGGATAA
- a CDS encoding translocation/assembly module TamB domain-containing protein — MSEKNTHIMVRILKVTGWTLLALFILGAALRLSLKTSPVHNLAKNKITSLANQQLNGTLSIGDIDGDLWNDFIVTSITLQQTDTLASIDTLGIRYNIWSLLNSSFQAQQIRVNGLNASIIEEADTTFNVQNLVKEAEPTQPSSESAFGLYLEKILVENSSVFVRSSSYLPDSALTIENLNASAGFYLDEEISGSLSSLSFKVKEGRLPSAIAVETAGSYQNQEITLNRLVVETGRSLLNASAFANLQDSTFNARAETNPFSLIDLQAYLQNDIPAQELQLGLKVGGSADSLHIEVTAEGEGFDEFLAITDLSFSGAPTLKKLGISAQNIDVGYFTNDSVKAYVEGFQATVEGQITQNYQNMNATWGYTLSGIRYQDYVFEEFFGSGTIANEELRANFELSDGEDRIIANPSVQQLFDEHPSWQVPVVVSNLDIGWWLQNPELNGKLSLRGRFDGKGFQPSEQPWTFRLYPSSSAKSRPAFVNKPGEPKRMIPHVGTDTLTINGQVISDFNIQGSVTKDSLKAGGFVQLIDSKISFNSAVADYLGEAPSYSYNVNTLSFNASEIAGVEDLPTSINLKADGFGRYFDPDKIELQSNLLIDSSYVNGAAFDRLNIMANLNGNILTISEGDLNSEVIEGTFSGRRNLQDQSDPMNKLAVDMKIKNLQPLASVLGIQLLSAQGTVTGNITEKEKRLQFDGNVDLQDFKYDTLLSAQSIEGNTLIGIGDNYSYDLTLNFGQPAYSDFALQDIHFETIGIASPDSMNGTFMLDIESDDAGEITQSGNYEINLASLRTHLMWQKFDFTTPARVLSLQSPFRLTYQDATIQTDTLHLQSDGGTYLTMAIPYADSLKQEGWIRGRDFDFGVIQEIIFDERFVDGILSGNMRFANSPQDLSGDGLLTFTNLAYQGTEVDTMNLNFSLVAERLKAELGLKMNGEEKVSGRLDVPFVAADPASLDDSFFEEPVSGQFVINPVQLSEFQNLLNAFGITGTRGILSFNGVLSGTAGEPDMEGIFQLADPTLSGIKIDSAFAEFRYHHQQKNVTANAEIRAQGQQAASIRSELPISVDFRTLSMNMPDEDDSLYISMVTDDFNLSVFNDFLDKQYMNKLRGMLNADIKIAGTKSTLTPEGYLRLDKGELSVPIAGIKLTQIKSELDFNESGLRLKELTARSGSGRFNANGSIAMEGITPTNLNIDAKATRFRLANTSDYNLTIDLDSKLSGKPTRPEASGELRVKNGFVYLQDFGERSVETVELEGEETSSFSAYDSLSIDMRFVIERNFLIRNRRYLDMEIALTGELDAQKQVEQDLQLFGTLNAQRGYVRPLGKQFTLDEGTFTFSGPVTNPDLFIKTSYVPQSSQKQGDPIILYYIIEGQAEDPDFRFESTPQMEQQDIVCYTLFNKPCYALESWQQVVSGSSGSSPTDLLVDVLLDEFETLATQQLGIDVVQIDNSGANGNPSIKTGWYLNRRTFFAIVNEISGATPETLFILEYLLTKNLDLILTQGDDNRQGIDIRWQYDY, encoded by the coding sequence ATGAGTGAAAAGAACACACATATCATGGTTCGTATTTTGAAAGTCACCGGCTGGACTCTGCTCGCACTTTTCATTCTGGGTGCAGCACTGCGTCTTTCCCTGAAAACCTCACCGGTTCACAATTTAGCCAAAAATAAAATTACCTCGCTGGCAAACCAGCAACTCAATGGCACCTTATCTATTGGAGATATCGATGGGGATTTATGGAATGATTTTATCGTAACCTCCATCACCCTACAACAAACCGATACCCTCGCAAGTATAGACACGCTGGGTATCCGGTATAATATTTGGTCGCTGCTGAACAGCTCATTTCAGGCTCAGCAGATCCGGGTAAATGGACTGAATGCGTCAATTATTGAAGAAGCCGACACAACCTTCAATGTTCAAAACCTGGTTAAGGAAGCCGAGCCGACTCAGCCTTCTTCAGAATCGGCATTTGGTCTTTATCTGGAAAAAATCCTCGTAGAAAACAGTTCGGTTTTCGTGCGCTCGTCTTCCTACTTACCCGACTCTGCCCTGACTATTGAAAACCTTAACGCCTCAGCCGGCTTTTATTTAGACGAAGAGATTTCCGGTTCCCTGTCTTCTCTTTCTTTTAAGGTGAAGGAAGGGCGGCTCCCGTCAGCCATCGCTGTTGAAACAGCCGGATCCTATCAAAATCAGGAAATAACTTTAAACCGACTGGTTGTTGAAACCGGCCGATCGTTGCTTAACGCCAGTGCCTTTGCAAACCTTCAGGATTCTACCTTTAATGCCCGGGCCGAAACCAACCCCTTCTCGCTAATAGACCTACAAGCGTATCTACAGAATGACATTCCTGCTCAGGAACTACAATTAGGCTTAAAAGTAGGAGGCAGTGCCGACTCCCTCCATATAGAAGTGACCGCAGAAGGGGAAGGCTTTGATGAATTTCTGGCCATTACTGATCTCTCGTTTTCCGGAGCCCCCACACTCAAAAAACTCGGAATAAGTGCTCAAAATATTGATGTCGGCTATTTTACCAACGATTCTGTAAAAGCATATGTCGAAGGGTTTCAGGCCACCGTTGAAGGACAGATTACACAGAACTATCAGAATATGAATGCGACCTGGGGATACACACTCAGCGGCATTCGTTATCAGGATTATGTGTTTGAAGAATTTTTTGGTAGCGGAACTATCGCAAATGAAGAACTACGTGCCAACTTTGAGTTAAGCGATGGCGAAGATAGGATTATTGCCAACCCATCTGTTCAACAACTTTTTGATGAGCATCCTTCATGGCAAGTGCCCGTTGTTGTTTCAAACCTGGACATTGGTTGGTGGTTACAAAACCCTGAACTCAATGGGAAATTAAGCCTCAGAGGCCGGTTTGATGGGAAGGGATTTCAACCCTCGGAACAACCATGGACATTCCGGTTATATCCGAGTTCGTCTGCCAAGAGCCGACCTGCTTTTGTAAATAAACCCGGCGAACCAAAGCGCATGATTCCTCACGTGGGTACTGATACACTTACAATCAATGGTCAGGTAATATCGGATTTCAATATTCAGGGTTCCGTCACCAAAGACTCTCTAAAAGCCGGAGGTTTTGTACAGCTGATTGATAGTAAGATTTCGTTTAACAGTGCCGTTGCGGATTATCTCGGTGAGGCGCCTTCTTATTCATATAATGTAAACACCTTGTCGTTTAATGCTTCAGAAATTGCCGGGGTTGAGGATTTACCCACCAGTATCAATCTCAAAGCCGATGGGTTCGGCCGTTATTTTGATCCTGATAAGATCGAACTGCAATCCAATCTACTCATTGATTCAAGCTATGTAAACGGCGCTGCTTTCGACCGCCTCAACATCATGGCCAACCTGAACGGGAATATTCTCACTATCTCGGAAGGTGACCTTAACAGCGAGGTTATTGAAGGAACTTTTTCCGGTCGCCGTAACCTTCAGGATCAATCGGACCCGATGAATAAGTTGGCGGTGGATATGAAGATCAAAAACCTGCAGCCTTTAGCATCCGTGCTTGGCATACAGCTACTGAGTGCGCAAGGAACCGTGACCGGAAACATCACCGAAAAAGAAAAACGGCTTCAGTTTGACGGCAACGTGGACTTGCAAGACTTCAAATACGACACGCTCCTTTCTGCACAATCCATTGAAGGAAACACGCTGATAGGTATTGGCGATAATTACAGCTACGATCTGACGCTCAACTTCGGTCAGCCTGCTTACTCTGACTTTGCCCTGCAAGACATTCATTTTGAAACCATTGGCATTGCTTCTCCCGACTCCATGAATGGTACATTTATGCTGGATATTGAAAGTGACGATGCCGGGGAAATCACCCAGTCAGGAAATTATGAAATCAATCTTGCGTCACTACGCACCCACCTGATGTGGCAGAAATTTGATTTTACAACCCCTGCCCGGGTGCTTTCTCTCCAATCTCCATTCCGGCTGACTTACCAGGATGCAACCATTCAAACCGATACCCTTCACCTGCAATCGGATGGCGGCACCTATTTAACTATGGCTATTCCCTATGCTGATTCTTTGAAACAGGAAGGCTGGATTCGCGGCCGGGACTTTGACTTTGGGGTGATACAGGAAATTATTTTTGACGAGCGTTTTGTGGATGGCATTCTTTCCGGAAATATGCGGTTCGCAAACAGTCCTCAGGATCTATCCGGTGACGGGCTCCTGACGTTCACTAATCTTGCCTATCAGGGTACCGAAGTTGATACCATGAATTTGAATTTCAGCCTGGTTGCCGAGCGGTTGAAGGCTGAACTCGGGCTAAAAATGAACGGGGAAGAAAAAGTATCAGGCCGTCTGGATGTCCCTTTTGTAGCCGCCGATCCCGCTTCTCTTGACGATTCCTTTTTTGAAGAACCGGTAAGCGGGCAGTTTGTAATAAACCCTGTTCAACTAAGTGAGTTCCAGAACCTGCTGAATGCTTTTGGTATAACCGGTACCCGCGGAATACTCTCCTTCAATGGAGTTCTTTCCGGTACAGCAGGGGAACCTGACATGGAAGGAATTTTTCAACTTGCCGACCCCACGCTTTCCGGGATTAAAATTGACTCCGCCTTTGCCGAATTCCGATATCATCACCAGCAAAAAAATGTAACGGCAAATGCTGAAATCCGGGCACAAGGGCAGCAAGCGGCTTCTATCCGTTCTGAACTACCGATCTCTGTTGATTTCCGGACTTTATCCATGAATATGCCGGATGAAGATGATTCGCTTTACATCAGTATGGTTACCGATGATTTCAACTTATCGGTGTTCAACGATTTTCTGGATAAGCAGTACATGAACAAGTTGAGGGGCATGCTTAATGCTGACATCAAAATTGCCGGTACCAAGAGCACACTTACACCTGAGGGATATCTGCGGCTCGACAAAGGGGAGCTTTCCGTGCCCATAGCAGGCATTAAATTAACTCAGATTAAGTCTGAACTGGATTTCAATGAATCCGGCCTGCGGCTAAAAGAACTAACCGCCAGAAGCGGAAGCGGCCGGTTTAATGCCAATGGGTCCATTGCCATGGAGGGTATAACCCCAACAAACCTCAATATTGATGCTAAAGCTACTCGCTTCCGCCTGGCCAACACATCTGATTACAACCTTACCATTGACCTGGACAGCAAGTTGTCCGGCAAGCCAACACGCCCGGAAGCCTCGGGTGAATTGCGCGTTAAGAATGGATTTGTGTACCTGCAGGATTTTGGTGAAAGATCAGTAGAAACCGTAGAGCTGGAAGGGGAAGAAACCTCCTCATTCAGTGCCTACGATTCATTGTCCATTGACATGCGTTTCGTAATTGAGCGAAACTTCCTGATTCGTAACCGTCGCTACCTTGACATGGAAATTGCTCTAACCGGCGAATTGGATGCGCAAAAACAGGTTGAGCAGGACCTGCAACTGTTTGGGACACTGAACGCCCAGCGTGGATATGTTCGACCTTTAGGCAAACAGTTTACCCTTGATGAAGGAACCTTCACATTCAGCGGTCCGGTTACAAATCCCGACTTGTTCATCAAAACCAGTTATGTTCCACAATCTTCCCAAAAGCAGGGCGACCCCATCATCCTATATTACATCATCGAAGGGCAAGCAGAGGATCCTGATTTCAGATTTGAAAGTACTCCTCAAATGGAACAGCAGGATATCGTTTGCTACACTCTCTTCAATAAGCCGTGTTATGCTTTAGAGTCGTGGCAGCAAGTGGTAAGTGGAAGCAGTGGTTCATCCCCTACTGATTTACTGGTAGATGTGCTGCTGGATGAATTTGAAACACTAGCTACCCAACAGCTTGGAATTGATGTGGTCCAGATTGATAACTCGGGGGCAAATGGAAACCCATCCATTAAAACCGGCTGGTATCTGAATCGCCGAACGTTCTTCGCAATCGTGAATGAGATAAGCGGAGCAACGCCGGAAACCCTGTTTATCCTCGAATATCTGCTCACCAAGAATCTTGACCTCATCCTTACACAGGGCGACGACAACCGGCAAGGCATCGACATCCGCTGGCAGTATGATTATTAA
- a CDS encoding BamA/TamA family outer membrane protein, whose amino-acid sequence MVTTNLKLLIHLFTLLGVFHLVTVQVAAQEEPDPARVWSINIEGNRTFEALVIKDVIYNEPPSPFKKLLFWRQPGMILNENDVKRDVIRIKRFYQRRGFDDVIVNYRIETLSKEWRKSIIFEITENTPIRIKKVDFLVSTSSEDRALITDDEDFQDIKKNLPYKVGQRYETINKTEVEGKLVGRLRNLGYPYATSEVNAQIDSISKAANVTLVTNPGPRARFDSVIVEGEENLAEKYIIRETGIEQGEMFSENKLREAQREVFSHHMFRFALINIPEQPQDSTISVKVRVKETPLRTVQLQFGIGNLTRIDDGWADFYKLFRGQASWTHRNVRERGERFSITGNASAIEQRLGANYLFPYVYNTKTSIILSPFFEHKLEPSYEIVRGGITNSFIYQYSSNLTGTISHEFTLNNEINRNSQESLPDSIQAYNVSSFNLNAFYARNLQRGKKGWSIQPFWELSGLFGEATYSFQEAGMDIRKFSALNQNIVFAKRINFAGIYYAKQDSLPSDIRLYSGGTNSVRGWSRQELGPKRPIINEQGEFEQFVPVGGRGMFSFNTELRFQLNQLIKGFGVATFVDGGQVWRNFSDIGTTPIQFGVGGGLRYQSPIGPIRIDIAYKINPTDEDLQIYRGRNFGSAWDRWGLHFSIGQAF is encoded by the coding sequence TTGGTTACTACTAATTTAAAACTTCTAATCCATCTCTTCACGCTGCTGGGTGTTTTCCATCTTGTTACCGTACAAGTGGCTGCCCAGGAAGAACCTGACCCCGCACGGGTTTGGAGCATTAACATTGAAGGAAACCGAACGTTTGAAGCGTTAGTAATTAAAGATGTGATTTATAATGAGCCACCTTCACCATTTAAGAAACTCCTGTTTTGGCGACAGCCGGGAATGATCCTCAACGAGAATGATGTAAAACGTGATGTCATCCGAATCAAACGCTTTTACCAGCGAAGGGGATTTGACGATGTAATTGTAAACTACCGCATTGAAACGCTGAGTAAAGAATGGCGAAAATCCATCATATTTGAAATCACTGAGAACACCCCCATCAGGATTAAGAAGGTGGACTTCCTGGTTTCCACAAGCAGCGAAGACCGGGCTTTAATTACGGATGATGAGGATTTCCAGGATATAAAGAAAAATCTACCATATAAGGTCGGTCAGCGCTACGAAACCATCAATAAAACAGAAGTGGAAGGAAAGCTTGTGGGGCGGCTTCGCAACCTTGGTTATCCTTATGCAACAAGTGAGGTTAATGCTCAGATAGACAGCATTTCCAAAGCAGCGAACGTAACTCTGGTAACCAACCCGGGGCCACGAGCACGATTTGACTCAGTAATTGTAGAAGGAGAAGAGAATCTTGCTGAAAAATACATTATCAGAGAGACAGGTATAGAGCAAGGTGAAATGTTCAGCGAAAATAAACTTAGAGAGGCCCAGCGGGAAGTCTTCAGTCACCACATGTTTCGCTTTGCGCTTATCAACATTCCTGAGCAGCCGCAAGACTCTACCATAAGTGTAAAGGTGAGGGTGAAAGAAACTCCCCTGCGCACGGTTCAGCTTCAGTTTGGAATCGGAAACCTAACCCGTATCGATGATGGCTGGGCCGACTTCTACAAGTTATTTCGGGGACAGGCTTCATGGACCCACCGCAATGTTCGCGAACGCGGAGAACGATTCAGTATTACCGGAAATGCCTCGGCTATTGAACAACGCCTTGGCGCCAATTACCTGTTCCCTTATGTGTACAACACAAAGACTTCGATTATTTTATCTCCATTTTTTGAGCATAAACTGGAGCCTTCCTATGAGATTGTTCGCGGAGGTATAACCAACAGCTTCATCTACCAGTACAGCTCTAATTTAACCGGTACAATATCTCACGAATTTACACTGAACAACGAGATTAACCGGAATTCCCAGGAAAGCCTGCCCGACAGTATTCAAGCTTACAATGTTTCTTCTTTTAACCTGAATGCATTTTATGCCCGAAACTTGCAACGAGGGAAAAAGGGCTGGTCGATACAGCCATTTTGGGAATTGTCCGGCTTGTTTGGAGAAGCAACCTACAGTTTTCAGGAAGCGGGAATGGACATCCGTAAATTCTCAGCCCTTAACCAAAATATTGTATTTGCAAAACGCATAAACTTCGCCGGAATCTATTATGCAAAACAGGATTCCCTGCCTTCCGACATCCGCCTTTACAGCGGTGGCACCAACTCGGTGCGTGGCTGGAGCCGACAAGAGCTGGGCCCTAAACGGCCCATCATAAATGAGCAGGGTGAGTTTGAGCAATTTGTGCCTGTTGGAGGACGAGGTATGTTTAGCTTCAACACCGAGCTCAGGTTTCAGCTTAACCAGCTAATCAAAGGCTTTGGCGTTGCTACCTTTGTGGATGGCGGACAGGTTTGGAGAAATTTCAGTGATATCGGCACCACCCCCATTCAGTTTGGGGTTGGAGGCGGACTTCGTTACCAATCGCCCATAGGCCCTATCCGTATCGATATAGCGTATAAAATCAACCCAACTGATGAAGACCTTCAAATTTATCGGGGGCGAAATTTCGGCAGTGCCTGGGATCGGTGGGGACTTCACTTTAGCATCGGGCAGGCATTTTAG
- a CDS encoding M14 family metallopeptidase, translating into MYKYFQVLIVSLILVSCKSTEEFSGFSYDPPDVTNTTDKVIQKQARRTIGVDSPKVWISNEFDGARMNDVYAYSDSAVEVFIAPENGPINNSPWYAFKIWSDTVRMAKIRLNYLDATHRYLPKLQSWVQPDSTWKQQMELPVQYDSATGTATFEVLLAPDPIIISGQPLHTSSDLLSTLTHRGVLGNSFVEMKEVGKSKLGRPIWELGITEVEQNQKAPVLAIVSRQHPPEVTGYLASLIFLEELTADNALAREFRETFVVKAFPMLNPDGVDMGHWRHNAGGVDLNRDWENFNQPETRIVKETLEPLKNSDLRQMFYAIDFHSTNENIFYPINEEVKTNPDNITQQWVERIQEDNEEVEFNIEPFDTSSPIAKNWFYHAFGIDALTYEVDDQISDEKLGQVSRSAAKSLMRVLLENWDKTSVEN; encoded by the coding sequence ATGTATAAGTATTTTCAGGTCCTTATTGTTTCTTTGATACTGGTTTCATGCAAAAGCACGGAAGAGTTCTCAGGCTTCTCTTACGATCCTCCGGATGTAACCAACACCACCGACAAAGTCATTCAAAAACAGGCTCGCCGGACCATTGGGGTAGATTCGCCCAAGGTCTGGATTAGCAATGAATTTGATGGAGCTCGTATGAATGATGTTTACGCGTATAGTGACTCAGCGGTTGAGGTTTTTATTGCACCTGAAAATGGCCCAATCAATAATAGTCCCTGGTACGCCTTCAAAATATGGAGTGATACCGTCCGGATGGCAAAGATACGGCTTAATTACCTGGATGCAACGCATAGATACCTCCCAAAATTGCAAAGTTGGGTTCAGCCCGACAGCACGTGGAAACAGCAGATGGAGCTGCCCGTTCAGTACGATTCTGCCACCGGTACAGCTACCTTTGAAGTGTTATTGGCCCCGGACCCCATAATTATCAGCGGGCAACCGCTTCATACCTCATCCGATTTACTTTCCACTTTAACCCATCGCGGGGTTTTGGGTAATTCTTTTGTTGAGATGAAAGAAGTGGGTAAATCAAAATTGGGGCGGCCGATTTGGGAGCTTGGAATCACAGAAGTTGAGCAAAATCAAAAAGCTCCGGTTTTAGCTATCGTGAGCCGTCAGCATCCGCCGGAAGTAACGGGTTATCTTGCTTCGCTAATTTTCCTGGAAGAATTGACGGCCGACAATGCGTTAGCCCGGGAGTTCAGGGAGACCTTCGTGGTAAAAGCATTCCCAATGCTAAATCCTGACGGGGTTGATATGGGCCACTGGCGACATAATGCCGGCGGGGTTGATTTAAATCGCGACTGGGAAAATTTCAATCAGCCCGAAACAAGAATCGTGAAAGAAACTCTGGAGCCGCTAAAAAATTCTGACTTACGGCAGATGTTCTATGCCATCGATTTTCACTCTACCAACGAAAATATTTTCTATCCCATAAATGAGGAGGTAAAAACCAATCCGGATAATATTACCCAGCAGTGGGTAGAACGTATTCAGGAAGACAATGAAGAGGTTGAATTTAACATTGAGCCGTTCGACACCTCATCGCCTATCGCTAAAAACTGGTTCTATCATGCCTTCGGCATTGATGCACTGACCTATGAGGTAGATGATCAAATCAGTGATGAAAAGCTTGGGCAGGTTTCGCGATCGGCTGCAAAATCATTGATGAGAGTTCTGCTCGAAAATTGGGATAAAACAAGTGTTGAAAACTAA
- a CDS encoding SCO family protein: MKKLILLFIPLFIIACGNNPEVIEDMGDASFQLVNSDSAEVVFPDDFEGDYVVMGFIYTNCPDICSLITQNLVKIQKELNYPEDVQFVAATFDPVRDTPSKLKQYGKAFEVDENFTFITGDSTEVFALMDSARVRSQVSFTQQTESGKELYFINHSDKIMVLDKQARVIFEYGGSQPIIPSLVVEDLNKVR, translated from the coding sequence ATGAAGAAATTAATACTGCTTTTTATCCCCCTTTTTATAATCGCTTGTGGCAATAACCCCGAGGTTATTGAGGATATGGGTGACGCCTCTTTTCAGCTGGTTAACAGTGACAGTGCCGAAGTCGTCTTTCCGGATGACTTTGAAGGCGATTACGTGGTGATGGGATTTATATACACCAACTGTCCGGATATCTGTTCGCTCATCACGCAAAATCTCGTCAAAATTCAGAAAGAGCTGAATTACCCGGAGGATGTGCAATTTGTAGCCGCAACATTTGATCCGGTCCGGGATACTCCATCGAAGCTAAAACAGTACGGGAAGGCTTTTGAGGTTGATGAAAACTTCACCTTTATAACCGGCGATTCAACCGAGGTTTTTGCCTTGATGGACAGCGCCCGCGTTCGAAGCCAGGTTTCTTTCACGCAGCAAACCGAAAGCGGAAAAGAGCTTTACTTCATCAATCACTCCGATAAAATAATGGTGTTAGATAAACAGGCGCGGGTAATTTTTGAATATGGAGGAAGCCAGCCGATAATTCCTTCTCTTGTAGTTGAAGATCTAAATAAAGTCCGATGA
- a CDS encoding copper chaperone PCu(A)C — translation MRKTVFLLLISGLMLSVACTNQKAEKENVSEEPDVIRERVRPAASGGTSAAYFVYTNSLDKADTLRSVEADFADMVQVHESYETEEGMMGMREQKEVMVQPGQEIRFRQGGLHIMLMGLNQELKAGDSVAIRLKFAGAGEVVRKLQVQP, via the coding sequence ATGAGAAAAACAGTTTTCCTTTTATTGATTAGTGGTTTGATGCTTTCAGTGGCCTGCACCAACCAAAAAGCGGAGAAAGAAAATGTGAGTGAGGAACCAGATGTGATAAGAGAGCGGGTTCGTCCGGCCGCTTCCGGTGGAACAAGTGCAGCTTATTTTGTTTATACAAATTCACTGGACAAAGCGGACACCTTACGTTCGGTTGAGGCAGATTTTGCAGATATGGTGCAGGTGCATGAGTCTTACGAAACAGAAGAAGGGATGATGGGGATGCGGGAACAAAAAGAAGTTATGGTACAGCCCGGACAAGAAATCCGGTTCCGGCAGGGAGGCCTTCACATCATGCTGATGGGCTTGAACCAGGAATTAAAAGCCGGCGATTCCGTGGCTATAAGATTGAAGTTTGCAGGAGCCGGTGAGGTTGTTAGAAAGCTTCAGGTTCAGCCCTGA